A genomic stretch from Glaciecola nitratireducens FR1064 includes:
- a CDS encoding choice-of-anchor B family protein: MKRILVSLRILLVITTGICVQANAHTEHDKARFVAEKGVDTGDCKNRFRPCASIGYAAQQANKGDAVLVAQGTYELTEFADVFYLISDVVPALGGFQTLDNYQVQNPQAFPTTLIGVPAQYANQLYEKGFDVIADKKGNTAENALDLDKSLDAVKAMYESQAETACVNGTAGRFACNNISLLSHLPISDFPTNSTGANDIWGHVDLNTMKEYALLGLRRGVALVDVSDPTNPVIINAISGQNTTWRDMKVYQYFNSDTNKWEAYAYATADSTTEGLTIMDLSNPDDGLVLVRRDLTDSKAHNIYISNVDYGLNLRDSAAVPQVHILGADNLGGSMRSYRLSDPEQLAPSYSLSGATRSDYTHDASSLLINDARADRDCVNASSAGCTLMLDFNEQTLRLWDHSNVKNAVELSAVSYPDAEYTHSGWWTEDRQYVILHDELDESNRGLNTTVHVFDISDLNDPTLVSTWRGPTRAIDHNGFVRGNKYYMSNYERGVTILDLSDPLAPTEIGFFDTFPSSNNAGFNGVWGVYPYLPSGIILASDIQGGLYILKDETQSAAKDDIQFSTKAYAVTEGNTVDIIVERSGTSAISVDYKIMRGAVSVSDFFAPESGTLTWSVDDTDAKVISIEASNDNIDEGVETMFIRLENASDNAELGLPNIAKIDIQSLSGLASSIVLDDDNVTVKETDGTLSLSVTRLGGSDQAATVSVRIENDSAEDGADVSLSANSLAWAAGELGVKNIDISIVNDDLSEDNESFAIVLDNPQNVAISGSPRVTVTIRDDESNLAPAINTETSLNVNTRQSATLTASASDPEGESMTFAWEQASGPTVNLSNADSLSAGFTAPNTAGTLEFTFTATDDFGVATSMSVTVIVAAAPVSAPPSNLSSGGGGAIWLMNILLLLTLFRRVKAARHSR, encoded by the coding sequence ATGAAAAGAATACTCGTTAGTTTACGCATATTGCTTGTAATTACCACAGGGATTTGTGTGCAAGCAAACGCTCATACCGAGCATGATAAAGCCCGCTTCGTTGCTGAAAAAGGCGTTGACACAGGTGATTGTAAAAATCGATTTCGCCCCTGTGCTTCCATTGGTTATGCCGCGCAGCAAGCCAATAAAGGGGACGCCGTTTTAGTGGCTCAGGGCACTTACGAATTAACTGAGTTTGCCGACGTTTTTTATCTAATCAGTGACGTTGTTCCTGCGCTAGGCGGCTTTCAAACCTTAGACAACTACCAAGTACAAAACCCGCAGGCATTCCCAACCACCTTAATTGGCGTGCCGGCACAATATGCTAATCAGCTCTATGAAAAAGGTTTTGATGTTATTGCTGACAAGAAAGGCAACACTGCCGAAAATGCGCTTGATTTAGATAAGAGTCTCGATGCCGTTAAAGCCATGTACGAATCACAAGCAGAAACGGCTTGTGTGAATGGCACAGCAGGTAGATTTGCTTGTAATAATATTTCTCTTTTATCGCACCTCCCTATCAGCGACTTCCCTACCAACAGCACAGGTGCTAACGACATTTGGGGCCATGTCGACCTCAACACCATGAAAGAATACGCACTGTTAGGGCTCAGACGAGGAGTTGCACTAGTCGACGTATCTGATCCAACAAACCCCGTAATTATTAACGCAATTTCAGGTCAAAATACAACGTGGCGCGATATGAAGGTATATCAATACTTCAATAGCGATACCAATAAGTGGGAGGCTTATGCCTATGCCACCGCCGATAGCACAACAGAAGGCCTGACTATTATGGATTTAAGCAATCCTGATGACGGTTTAGTGTTAGTAAGGCGCGATCTTACAGATTCAAAAGCACACAACATCTACATTTCAAACGTCGACTATGGCTTGAACCTACGTGACAGCGCCGCCGTTCCACAAGTGCATATTCTCGGTGCTGATAACCTAGGCGGCTCAATGCGCAGCTACCGTTTAAGCGACCCGGAACAGCTAGCGCCAAGTTACTCGCTTTCAGGCGCAACACGCAGCGATTACACTCACGATGCATCATCACTGTTGATCAACGATGCACGCGCCGACCGTGACTGTGTTAACGCCTCTTCCGCTGGCTGCACGCTCATGCTCGATTTCAATGAACAAACTTTGCGACTGTGGGACCATTCAAACGTTAAAAATGCGGTAGAGTTATCAGCTGTGTCATATCCAGATGCAGAATACACGCATTCAGGTTGGTGGACTGAAGACAGACAATATGTGATTTTGCATGATGAACTCGACGAAAGTAACCGAGGCTTGAACACAACCGTTCATGTGTTTGACATTTCTGACCTAAACGACCCTACTCTTGTTTCCACGTGGCGCGGACCAACGCGAGCAATCGACCACAACGGTTTCGTTCGTGGCAATAAATATTATATGTCAAACTATGAGCGCGGCGTAACAATACTCGATCTGTCAGATCCATTGGCGCCGACAGAAATAGGCTTCTTTGACACTTTTCCTTCGTCTAATAACGCGGGCTTTAATGGTGTTTGGGGTGTTTATCCTTACCTACCTTCCGGCATTATTTTAGCGAGTGATATTCAAGGCGGCTTGTATATTTTAAAAGACGAGACGCAAAGCGCCGCAAAGGATGATATTCAATTTTCAACAAAAGCCTATGCTGTCACCGAGGGCAACACAGTCGACATCATCGTTGAACGTTCAGGCACAAGCGCAATATCAGTCGACTATAAAATCATGCGCGGCGCTGTCAGTGTAAGTGACTTTTTTGCTCCCGAGAGCGGCACGCTAACGTGGAGTGTGGACGACACCGATGCAAAAGTCATTAGCATTGAAGCCTCTAATGACAATATCGACGAAGGTGTTGAGACCATGTTTATTCGCCTAGAAAATGCATCAGACAATGCAGAGTTAGGCCTGCCAAACATCGCTAAAATTGATATCCAAAGCTTAAGCGGACTGGCCTCGTCTATTGTCTTAGATGATGACAACGTAACTGTAAAAGAAACTGACGGAACGCTAAGTTTAAGCGTCACGAGGTTAGGTGGTTCTGACCAAGCAGCTACCGTTAGTGTGCGCATTGAAAATGACTCAGCAGAAGATGGCGCCGATGTCAGCTTATCCGCTAATTCATTGGCATGGGCCGCAGGTGAATTGGGTGTAAAAAATATTGACATTAGCATCGTTAACGACGATTTGAGTGAAGATAACGAAAGCTTCGCCATCGTTCTTGATAACCCTCAAAATGTCGCAATTTCAGGTTCACCAAGAGTAACCGTCACGATACGAGACGACGAATCAAACCTTGCACCCGCCATCAATACTGAAACAAGTTTGAATGTGAATACCCGTCAATCGGCTACTTTGACAGCCTCGGCAAGCGATCCTGAGGGTGAAAGCATGACGTTTGCCTGGGAACAAGCTTCTGGGCCAACAGTTAACTTGTCAAATGCCGACAGTTTGTCTGCCGGTTTTACCGCACCCAATACCGCGGGCACCTTAGAATTCACTTTTACCGCAACGGATGACTTCGGCGTCGCCACTTCCATGAGTGTGACAGTCATTGTCGCCGCAGCCCCAGTTTCTGCGCCTCCTAGCAATTTGAGTTCAGGTGGTGGCGGTGCCATTTGGTTGATGAATATTTTGCTGCTGCTAACCTTATTTAGAAGAGTAAAAGCAGCGCGGCATTCGCGCTGA
- a CDS encoding ABC transporter transmembrane domain-containing protein, with protein sequence MSWLILGQGIKMVVDQGFVAGDESMLLSSLVLVLVIAFIGSIATYCRFYLMVWLGERVCADIRKALFSHLVTLSPSFYAESRTGEVISRFTSDTTLLQSVVGTGVSMALRSLVMFIGALILMAITSTTLTVYVFIAVPVILLPIKLLGKKVRHFAKISQDDVANMGTLIDESLHEIHTLQSYNHERQSVNDFDASAEQIMQSASKRIHYRALLIAMIMFISLSSIFIVGWIGAIDVISGAITAGELTAFVFYAVLAGGAIATISEVIGDLQKAAGASERIVELMNTVSDIPIDSSASNLSTQADEVFEKPAVNVNIKGFRINEQALVEANKPILTLHNVGFSYPSVPDKEIIHEVSFKVMPGQKVAIVGHSGAGKSTLFDLLMRFYDIDYGDILIGDTAQKSISTHDIRRQFALVPQDAVIFATTVLDNIRLSNPAASKEDVVEAAKLAFAHEFILDFVDGYETQLGERGVKLSGGQKQRIAIARAILAKRPILLLDEATSALDATSEKYVKQALDSLMTKTTTLIIAHRLSTVINADNIIVLEKGRVLAQGKHAELMAASPVYKEFVELQLS encoded by the coding sequence ATGTCGTGGTTGATTTTAGGGCAAGGCATCAAGATGGTGGTTGACCAAGGCTTCGTTGCGGGTGATGAATCTATGTTGCTCAGTTCACTTGTTCTGGTATTAGTTATCGCATTTATTGGCAGCATCGCAACCTATTGCCGGTTTTATCTAATGGTTTGGCTTGGAGAGAGAGTATGCGCCGATATCCGCAAAGCCTTGTTTTCGCATTTAGTCACCCTGTCGCCTAGCTTTTATGCAGAATCTCGCACGGGTGAAGTTATTTCCCGATTCACCAGCGACACCACGCTATTGCAATCCGTAGTTGGTACTGGCGTTTCAATGGCACTGCGCTCACTTGTTATGTTTATTGGTGCGCTTATCTTAATGGCGATCACCAGCACCACGCTCACCGTTTATGTGTTCATTGCCGTGCCCGTCATTTTACTCCCGATAAAATTATTGGGTAAAAAAGTGCGTCATTTTGCCAAAATCAGTCAGGATGACGTGGCTAATATGGGTACCTTAATTGACGAAAGCCTACATGAAATACACACCTTGCAGTCCTACAATCACGAACGCCAAAGCGTTAATGACTTTGATGCCAGCGCAGAACAAATTATGCAAAGCGCGTCAAAACGCATCCACTATCGCGCCCTTCTTATTGCGATGATCATGTTTATCAGCCTAAGCTCAATATTCATTGTGGGCTGGATTGGTGCCATTGACGTTATTTCCGGCGCTATTACAGCGGGTGAACTTACTGCCTTCGTTTTTTATGCTGTGCTAGCAGGCGGCGCTATAGCCACCATTAGCGAGGTGATTGGTGATCTACAGAAAGCGGCTGGCGCAAGCGAACGCATTGTCGAGTTGATGAACACCGTATCTGATATACCCATTGACTCGTCGGCGTCAAACCTCAGCACACAAGCAGATGAGGTCTTTGAAAAACCAGCAGTAAACGTCAATATCAAAGGTTTTAGAATTAATGAACAGGCCTTAGTTGAGGCTAACAAGCCCATATTAACGCTGCATAATGTAGGTTTTAGCTATCCGAGCGTGCCGGATAAAGAAATCATCCATGAAGTATCTTTCAAGGTGATGCCCGGCCAAAAAGTGGCCATTGTGGGACACAGCGGCGCAGGTAAATCAACATTGTTTGATTTGCTGATGCGCTTTTACGACATTGATTACGGCGATATTTTAATTGGTGATACCGCACAAAAAAGCATAAGCACACATGATATTCGCCGCCAATTTGCATTAGTTCCACAAGATGCCGTCATATTCGCAACGACCGTTTTAGACAACATTCGCTTATCCAATCCAGCCGCAAGTAAAGAAGACGTGGTTGAAGCAGCTAAACTTGCCTTTGCGCATGAGTTTATATTAGATTTTGTGGACGGTTATGAAACGCAGCTAGGCGAGCGCGGCGTGAAGCTGTCTGGCGGTCAAAAGCAACGTATTGCAATAGCACGAGCGATTTTGGCCAAACGCCCTATTCTGTTATTAGACGAAGCAACCAGTGCATTAGATGCCACCAGTGAAAAATACGTCAAACAAGCCTTGGATTCGCTAATGACCAAAACCACCACCTTAATTATTGCGCATCGTTTATCAACCGTGATTAATGCTGACAATATTATTGTGCTGGAGAAAGGCAGAGTGCTCGCGCAGGGTAAGCATGCCGAGTTGATGGCAGCGAGTCCGGTTTATAAGGAATTTGTTGAGTTGCAGTTGAGCTAG
- a CDS encoding FAD-binding protein, with amino-acid sequence MSDITKLLANLVSQDDFTSVVINSAEASELYLKGTEGLERTIFGAIKIKRSEDIPLVFAAVNQLQDSERLTLYPISTGNNWGYGTSLPNQSNKAVILDLSALTKITVVNAELGHIAVEPGVTQGSLADFFADNNLPFMVPVTGAGPSVSILGNALERGYGITPHQDHFGALNDLKAYLPNGEHYLSPLSELLAKANADEFGVNTSYKWNVGPYLDGLFTQSGLGVVYEVTIRVKRITESFDSFYINYQNDEDITHAYDFIRETLERYDGIVGSINLMDKRRLISMLSKNPNLITSSLLSPKQISQISNKKSIPAWTVVGTIYGDTDIVKAVKKKVKLLAKLHATKVIFSNDLLVKTGKTVFNKLPKFVFPSVHKQLDSLASGVEIMQGKPNTIALTLAYWRNKLTRPEDSESLDPAKDDCGLLWYAPLIPMNKNKLIEYVAHVRDICRRYGIDSMITFTNLKHDLIDSTVPILFNKSDAKQTDLAQRCLAELVEKGLARGYVPYRLNIEQQQLLFTDTVSAQRLMQGMYTHTDPNRILQPGRYGK; translated from the coding sequence TTGTCTGATATAACGAAACTATTAGCCAATTTGGTATCGCAAGATGACTTCACGTCTGTTGTTATAAATAGTGCAGAGGCGAGCGAGCTTTATTTAAAAGGCACCGAGGGTTTAGAGCGGACTATTTTTGGCGCCATAAAAATCAAACGCAGCGAAGATATTCCACTTGTATTCGCCGCAGTAAATCAGCTTCAAGACTCCGAGCGCCTTACGCTATATCCCATTTCAACTGGCAACAACTGGGGTTACGGAACGTCACTGCCTAACCAAAGTAATAAAGCAGTCATCCTCGATTTATCAGCCTTAACAAAAATTACCGTGGTGAACGCTGAACTCGGCCATATCGCGGTTGAACCGGGTGTGACTCAAGGTTCATTAGCCGATTTTTTTGCAGACAACAACCTTCCGTTTATGGTACCCGTTACGGGCGCAGGCCCGAGTGTATCTATTTTAGGCAATGCCCTAGAACGAGGTTATGGGATCACTCCGCATCAAGACCACTTTGGCGCTTTGAACGATCTCAAAGCTTATCTTCCTAATGGAGAGCATTATTTATCGCCGCTGTCAGAGTTACTTGCTAAGGCCAATGCAGATGAATTTGGCGTAAACACGTCCTACAAATGGAATGTTGGTCCTTATTTAGATGGATTATTCACGCAGTCTGGCTTGGGGGTCGTTTATGAAGTGACCATTCGCGTTAAGCGGATAACGGAATCTTTCGATTCGTTTTATATTAACTATCAAAACGACGAAGATATTACTCACGCCTATGATTTTATTAGAGAAACATTAGAACGCTATGACGGCATAGTTGGCTCCATCAATTTAATGGACAAACGTCGACTAATCTCAATGTTGTCCAAAAATCCAAATTTGATCACATCATCTCTCTTGAGCCCAAAGCAGATTTCACAAATTTCGAACAAGAAAAGTATTCCCGCTTGGACCGTGGTGGGCACAATTTATGGTGATACCGATATAGTCAAAGCCGTCAAAAAGAAAGTTAAACTGCTAGCCAAGCTGCATGCCACCAAAGTCATATTCTCAAATGACCTTTTGGTTAAGACCGGTAAAACGGTTTTTAATAAGTTACCTAAATTCGTATTTCCCTCCGTGCATAAACAATTGGACTCATTGGCAAGCGGCGTCGAAATAATGCAAGGCAAACCCAATACCATAGCGCTTACCTTAGCTTATTGGCGAAACAAGCTAACACGCCCCGAAGATAGCGAAAGCCTTGATCCAGCCAAAGACGACTGCGGTCTTCTCTGGTATGCACCATTAATCCCAATGAATAAAAACAAGTTGATTGAATATGTTGCACACGTGAGGGATATTTGCCGACGATACGGTATTGACTCAATGATCACGTTCACTAACCTAAAACATGATTTAATCGACAGTACGGTTCCCATTCTCTTCAACAAAAGTGACGCTAAGCAAACTGATTTAGCGCAACGATGTTTAGCCGAATTAGTCGAAAAAGGCTTAGCCAGAGGATATGTGCCCTATCGCCTTAATATTGAGCAACAACAATTATTGTTCACGGACACAGTTTCAGCTCAGCGGTTAATGCAAGGCATGTATACGCATACCGACCCTAATCGTATCTTGCAACCTGGCCGTTACGGCAAGTAA
- a CDS encoding zinc-dependent metalloprotease, giving the protein MFVNLTRKSLLAVFFSSLVFTAFAEDKKDDAKKDDEKDKETLTQILEKKDAFDGFVNIYRDKEDGSGLVVFDESQLNKPFLYFVSTVDGAVAAGTFRGQFRGSRLIEFRRNYDRIEIISTTPRFYFDPENAVSKASDANISEAVLVSTKIEHEEDGKIAISLSDLFANEDLHKVSPTPSDNPEAEKRRFKPGKLSKDKTSISEIKNFPENTHVVVRYVYENSTPKVDGGDEVSDPRYTTLHIQHAFIKAPENNFKPRRDDARIGYFSQQFDDLTSDQTANYRDVINRWDLQKKNPGAEVSDPVKPITWWIENTTPLEWRDTIKNATLAWNSAFEKAGISNAIEVKVQPDDATWSSDDVRYNVLRWTSSPRPPFGGYGPSISHPLTGQIIGSDIMLEYSFMKGRWIAGEMFTDGYASLSNSLQGDERMNCSLGHELNLGMMFGQYAGMADGMGKIEEEKLLRQSMAYLILHEVGHTLGLNHNMMASQLHGHEEAHDDSITKGILAGSVMDYPSVNYAPVGKEQGDFYTEKPGPYDDWAILYGYSEALADPEQEEKRLTAILSRSAEPELAFGNDADDMRSVGRHVDPRINIFDMSGEAVDYAQDRFELIKHMAGKLKDKTLVDGRSHNDLTVGVNVLFGEFARQASVVSRYIGGVYLNRAFVGQPGYTQPLTPVPEDEQQKAMNTLMNFVFAPDAIDEMSPLFAFIQRQRRGFSGWGRDESPRLHDMLLGAQKNVLDHVTHPNVLIRLTDTTLYGNTFTAEKMMSRLTDAMFKADIKGDVNSYRRNLQVEYVDRLIKMSGLEKDSGYDNFAQASAMYELGRIADMVERSRGDQATKIHKAFLKDRIERVFYKG; this is encoded by the coding sequence ATGTTTGTAAACCTTACACGTAAATCTTTGCTTGCCGTTTTTTTCTCTTCACTGGTTTTTACCGCCTTTGCTGAAGATAAAAAAGATGACGCAAAAAAAGATGATGAAAAAGATAAAGAAACACTTACTCAAATACTAGAGAAAAAAGACGCTTTTGACGGTTTCGTCAACATCTATCGCGACAAAGAGGATGGCAGTGGTTTAGTCGTTTTTGATGAGTCACAGTTAAACAAGCCCTTCCTCTATTTTGTGTCCACTGTTGATGGCGCTGTTGCTGCTGGCACTTTTAGAGGCCAATTTAGAGGCTCTCGCTTAATTGAGTTTCGTCGTAATTACGACAGAATCGAAATCATTTCAACTACGCCTAGATTTTACTTTGACCCAGAAAATGCGGTCAGCAAAGCATCTGATGCGAATATTAGTGAAGCTGTTTTGGTTTCAACAAAAATAGAGCACGAAGAAGACGGTAAAATCGCGATCTCTTTAAGCGATTTATTCGCTAATGAAGACTTACACAAAGTATCGCCAACGCCGTCGGACAATCCAGAAGCGGAAAAACGCCGCTTTAAGCCGGGCAAATTGTCAAAAGACAAAACCAGCATCAGCGAAATCAAAAACTTCCCGGAAAACACCCACGTTGTGGTTCGCTACGTTTACGAAAACAGCACGCCTAAAGTTGACGGTGGTGATGAAGTTTCTGACCCGCGTTACACAACGCTACACATTCAGCACGCCTTTATTAAAGCGCCTGAAAACAACTTCAAGCCACGCCGTGACGATGCCAGAATAGGCTACTTTTCACAGCAGTTTGACGACTTAACGTCTGACCAAACAGCAAACTACCGCGACGTGATCAATCGCTGGGATCTACAAAAGAAAAACCCAGGCGCTGAAGTTTCTGACCCAGTGAAACCAATCACTTGGTGGATTGAAAACACGACTCCGCTTGAATGGCGTGACACAATCAAAAACGCGACTCTGGCGTGGAACAGCGCTTTCGAAAAAGCCGGCATTAGCAACGCAATCGAAGTAAAGGTTCAGCCTGACGATGCAACCTGGAGCTCAGACGATGTTCGCTACAACGTATTACGTTGGACCTCTTCACCTCGCCCTCCTTTTGGCGGTTATGGACCCAGCATATCGCACCCATTAACAGGGCAGATTATTGGTTCTGACATCATGTTGGAATACAGCTTTATGAAAGGCCGCTGGATTGCCGGTGAAATGTTCACCGACGGCTATGCTTCGTTAAGCAATAGCTTACAGGGTGACGAGCGCATGAACTGCTCTCTCGGCCATGAACTCAACCTCGGTATGATGTTCGGTCAGTATGCAGGAATGGCTGACGGCATGGGCAAAATTGAAGAAGAAAAGCTACTGCGCCAATCTATGGCATACCTCATTCTTCACGAAGTAGGCCACACCTTAGGCTTGAACCACAACATGATGGCATCGCAACTGCACGGTCATGAGGAAGCCCACGATGATTCAATTACCAAAGGCATTCTTGCTGGCTCAGTGATGGACTATCCATCGGTTAACTATGCACCCGTTGGCAAAGAACAAGGTGACTTCTACACAGAAAAACCGGGTCCTTATGATGACTGGGCAATTTTATATGGTTACTCAGAAGCACTTGCCGATCCAGAGCAGGAAGAAAAGCGCCTAACAGCTATTTTAAGCCGCTCTGCCGAGCCAGAACTAGCCTTTGGTAACGATGCCGACGATATGCGCTCTGTTGGCCGTCACGTTGACCCTCGCATCAATATTTTTGATATGTCGGGTGAAGCCGTTGATTATGCGCAAGACCGTTTTGAACTTATCAAGCATATGGCTGGCAAGCTAAAAGACAAGACGCTAGTAGACGGTCGTTCTCACAACGATCTCACTGTTGGCGTTAACGTTCTGTTTGGTGAATTTGCACGCCAAGCTTCTGTTGTTTCACGCTACATCGGTGGTGTTTATTTGAACCGTGCGTTTGTGGGCCAGCCTGGTTACACGCAGCCGCTAACACCGGTGCCTGAAGACGAGCAACAAAAAGCGATGAATACGCTAATGAACTTTGTATTCGCACCTGATGCCATTGATGAAATGTCACCTTTGTTTGCGTTCATCCAGCGTCAGCGTCGTGGTTTCAGTGGTTGGGGACGCGATGAGTCACCTCGCCTGCACGACATGCTGCTAGGTGCACAAAAGAACGTACTTGATCATGTTACGCATCCAAATGTGTTAATTCGCCTTACTGACACAACACTTTACGGCAATACTTTTACCGCTGAGAAAATGATGAGCCGATTAACGGACGCTATGTTTAAGGCTGATATCAAGGGCGATGTAAATTCGTATCGTCGTAACTTGCAGGTTGAATACGTAGACCGTTTAATCAAAATGTCGGGCTTAGAGAAAGACAGCGGTTATGACAACTTCGCGCAAGCATCTGCTATGTATGAGCTTGGTCGAATTGCAGATATGGTTGAGAGGTCGCGCGGTGATCAGGCGACTAAAATTCATAAAGCGTTTTTGAAGGATAGGATTGAGCGGGTTTTTTATAAGGGGTAA